A region of Bifidobacterium adolescentis ATCC 15703 DNA encodes the following proteins:
- the yddG gene encoding aromatic amino acid DMT transporter YddG, translating to MNTNQKSPSDSGANHPTGNSCNPLLGHATSHAATLIGLFAIVLWGFMAGLVRLVSESFGATLGSALIYTVGGVMLFIVRRPKPIREAPCKYLIAGGLMFIAYEASISLSIGLATTNAQSVEVSLVNYLWPTLLVLMTAAVSHKRGAVAKAIPGAVIATIGVAMAVGGESLDMQEAVHNIASNPLPYVLAFVGAFIWAIYATFTPSLSGGYDGTTIFFCCVAVVLWTIHFVSGDGLPDTAPGIGGYAALIACAASISGGYACWGYGMLHGSMETLAIGSYATPLFSTASSTLLLGVALGMPFWIGVVLVVAGSLINVWFARCP from the coding sequence GTGAACACGAACCAGAAGTCCCCCTCCGATTCCGGCGCAAACCACCCCACCGGCAACTCCTGCAATCCGCTACTCGGCCATGCCACATCACACGCGGCGACACTCATCGGCCTGTTCGCAATCGTCCTGTGGGGCTTCATGGCCGGCCTCGTGCGACTGGTCTCCGAATCGTTCGGCGCCACGCTCGGTTCGGCGCTCATCTACACCGTCGGTGGTGTCATGCTGTTCATTGTGCGCCGTCCGAAACCAATCCGCGAAGCGCCATGCAAGTACCTCATCGCAGGCGGACTCATGTTCATCGCATACGAGGCGTCAATCTCGCTGTCGATCGGCCTGGCCACAACGAACGCGCAATCCGTGGAAGTCAGCCTTGTCAACTACTTGTGGCCGACGCTGCTGGTGCTGATGACCGCAGCGGTATCGCACAAACGTGGTGCGGTCGCCAAAGCGATTCCTGGCGCGGTGATCGCAACCATCGGTGTGGCGATGGCGGTTGGCGGAGAAAGCCTTGATATGCAGGAAGCGGTCCACAATATCGCCAGTAACCCCCTACCGTATGTGCTCGCGTTTGTTGGCGCCTTTATTTGGGCGATTTATGCGACTTTTACGCCGTCGTTGTCCGGCGGTTACGACGGCACGACGATTTTCTTCTGCTGTGTGGCCGTTGTACTGTGGACCATCCATTTCGTTTCGGGAGACGGTTTGCCGGACACGGCGCCCGGCATCGGTGGATATGCTGCGCTGATTGCGTGCGCCGCTTCGATTTCGGGCGGCTACGCGTGCTGGGGATACGGCATGTTGCACGGCAGTATGGAAACGCTTGCGATTGGTTCGTACGCGACTCCGCTGTTTTCCACGGCTTCTAGCACGCTTCTGTTGGGCGTGGCGCTGGGCATGCCGTTCTGGATCGGTGTTGTGCTGGTGGTTGCCGGTTCTCTGATCAACGTGTGGTTTGCACGGTGCCCCTGA